CAGGCCTTGAACAAGCTCCCAGGTATACGGAGAGTACTCATAACTATAGTTAGAGGTCACCCCATTTTTACCAAGTGTTTCCTTGAGCCCGGGTATAGCATCCCAGTTTGTCTTAATGCCTGTTGCAATTGCTAGTTGCTTATATTTAACTGCAGCACCATTACTAACCAGAACTTCATTGGCCTCTGGATTGAAGCCCACAATCTTCTCTTTAATCCAGCGCACTCCTGATGGAATGAGATCTTTAGTTTGACGACGACTATTTTTGACGTTAAATGCACCGCCGCCCACTAGCGTCCAAGAGGGTTGGTAATAGTGCTCTTCAGAGGGCTCAATGATTGCGATATTTAGAGAGTGGTCTCTGGATTTCAGGCTAGCAGCTAAGCCTATGCCAGCAGCGCCACCGCCTGCAATTACTACGTCAAATACATTGGAACTCGAGTTTGCTGAAGTCATGCTATCTCCACCTCTATGTTTTATTAGATCTAGGTCAATAAAATAGCTTGAATTATAGTGATTGGCTATCAGGGTTTATGATTAGTCTACATTTTTATATAGTATTTATCATAAAATAAATTATTTACAGCCAACTGGACAAATACATGAAACCGATTGTTAAGGGATTTTTTGACCCGGATACCTGGACCGTAACTTATGTGGTTTATGAGAAACCGGGTTCACCATGTTTAATCATTGATTCAGTGCTTAATTATGACCATAAGTCAGGGCGTACTAAAACGAAATCAGCCGATGAAGTGATTGAGTTCGTCAAGGCTAATAACCTAGCTACAGAATGGATTTTAGAAACCCACGCACATGCAGATCATGTTTCAGCAGCACCGTATCTAAAATCGAAATTAGGCGGCAAGATTGCCATAGGTGATCATATCTCGGTGGTGCAGGGGGTATTTAAAAAAGTGTTTAATTTGGAAGAGGCATTTAAAGCGGACGGCTCTCAGTTTGATGACTTGCTTAAAGATGGGGAAGAAATTCACTTTGGAAATCTAAGCTTTAAGTCCCTCTTTGTTCCCGGTCATACGCCAGCCTGCATGGCATATCAAGTAGGTGATGCCATTTTTGTAGGCGATACCATGTTTATGCCTGACGTTGGAACTGCCCGATGTGATTTTCCAGGCGGTGATGCACACACGCTTTATAAGTCGATGCAAAGGATTTTGAGTTTTCCTGGTGCGACTAGATTATTTATGTGCCACGACTATCCGCCAAATGGGCGTCCAGTAAATTACGAAACAACAGTGACCGAGCAGAAGAAATCGAATATACATATGCATGATGGTATTACTGAGGATGAGTTTGTTCAGATGCGCAGTAAGCGTGACGCCACATTAGATATGCCGGTACTTATTTTGCCTTCGATCCAAATTAACATTCGCGCAGGTGATATGCCTCCGAAGGAAAGCAACGGGATTTCATATTTAAAGATTCCCCTTAACGCACTGTAATTTTCATGTTGAGCGAAAAAAAGCGAATTGCTGAGCTTAAGAAGATGCAGTCTTCTGCCACAAAGGCTTGCGAGTTCTTAAAAGTACTTTCAAACCCGAGTCGACTGATGTTGTTGTGTGAAATCGCTGTTGAGGAGCGGTGCGTTGGGGACCTGGAGGAATCAACCGGAATACATCAACCAACCTTATCGCAACAGCTGACAGTACTACGTACTAAAAAGTTGGTTAAGACACGCAGAGACGGTAAGCAAATTTATTATTCTCTTTCCAGTGACATAACGTTATCGGTCATGAACTTGCTCTACAGTCATTATTGTAAAAAATAAACCTGTTTTTACCGCTCTCACAATTTAGTTAACAATTGTTTTTGGCTTCCTAATGGCGGTTAGGTGTAATAAAAAGATAACAGCGAACAGCAGGCCAATAATCCAGTGGGTGCTAATTACTCCATCGCGGATTTCCTCTGGCCCGTAATAAAGCATTCCGCCGGTAATGAGAAGTGCAAATAGAAAGCCCAGTTGGCCAAAGCCACTCCACAACTGCTTTCTGGACTTATAGCCCGCCTTGATATGAAATGGCATTACTGATCCAAGAGCTAAGGTAGCCAGCATTGCAGCAATGCCATGAGCTGCGAGAATGCTATGGGTGCCAAGAGTAGATCTTTGGATCTGAAATTCATGCCCCAGAAGATACATCAGGCCAGTGATTGAACAAGCCATCATGCCGCAGATGACAAACGTTCTTTGCCAGCTGGACATCCTCCCAAGGCGGCTCATGCGACTATCCTCAGTGCTTGCGCTGAGAAATGGCTGAAGCACGGGTGATGCTCATTATTGGATAGGGCTAAAACCTTGGTGAGTGCATCAGCATAAACACACTCTTTTGCAAGAATGGAGAATGATCCAGCAATCTCCACATGAACCTCAGAAAAATTCTGGGCTAGAGGATTGATAATATGACTCTTCTGGCCATCTCTTTTTGCAAAGTAAAGACTGCTTGTGGCAATAGCCCCATCTTTCAAAGAACCAATATCAATTAACTCCCCAGATCTCTCAGGATGGCGCACTTGAATTGGGAGGGAGGTATTCCCAAATACCCGCAGGTCGCCACCAGCATTCACTGAACCGGATGCGATGCCTTCTGATATTAAGACTCTGACCGCCATATCTACTGCAAACCCCTTGGCGATTCCGCCCAGATCCAGGCAGACTGGGCGGGAAGACTGAATCAAGTCGGGCGCTAAGAAGTGCATATCTTCAACGCCACCAAGCTCATGATTAGAGAAGTTGATATGGCGGGGCAATAATCCTGCAGCAACCAGACGGTGACCGATTCCACAATTAAATAGGCCATCGGATTCAATATGAACTTCTTTCGCTATTCGGATAACTTGTGCAGTCCAAGGATGAATCTCAACTGCTTCCATGTGGGCACTTCGATTGATTTGGCTTAGCTCACTTTCAGGATCATGAAATCCCATGAGGTCATGAATATTTTGAATGGCTGCAAAAGCATTATCAACAGCCGCTTGCCCATCATCTTGATGTATGGAGATCTCTACAAAGGTGCCAAGAAGTGGTTTGCAACGAAGCATTGTTACTTTCCGAGGCTGGGTTTTGAATGGGTGTTCTTCAGGGCTAGGTCATATAAAACCGTTACCCGCTTCACTCCATCAGTAAGGTGTTTGCAAGAAAGTGTTGCGCCACCAATATTCTGAATATCTTGATTAAGCTTGATGGGGTCATTTACGGTCTTACCTACAAACTGTTTACGCCATTGCGCTTCTGCTACTTCATAACCATAAGATTCAATATATTCCAAAACTTCGATACCAGCGATGCCACCATTTGGGTTGATGGCAACGGCATAAGTAATCATTTCATGTTTTCCTATGACTTCGTCAACCACAAACCAGCTACCATCAGCTGCCCTCCAGATGCGCTCGCCCTGAAAGGGGTAACGAATGCTGGATGCGATACGCATCTTTTCTTGCAAATCATCCGTAATGATGACGGGATTCTTCGTCAGTATTTTGTTAGGGAAAAGAATTTTTAGAGCTTGCTCTGCAGAAACATAAATTTTTGCATGGGCAATGATTGGTGCGCTCATCATTGCTATGCCAATAAGAGCTAAGGGGTTGGGTTTCCAGATCATGGGGTGATATCTAGGTAATGTATTTAGGCAGTAAGTAATTCATTCGCTTCATTACAAAGTGCTTGAATTTCTGGGTTGATGCCTTGGACATTTGAGAGTTTGTCAAACATCATCAACGCTCTTTTCTTGGCTGTTTGACATTGGGTGGCTTGAAACTTCAGCAAATGAGCTAAAGCTGCAACTAATAGATTCTGAATTTCCATAATTTCTTTCGCTTAATTAAGTGGGAAGCCAACTTTGACAATGAATTCATTTACTGAGTGACTATCCCAGACGCGAGCATCTGAGCATTCGGCCTCTCCACCACCCATGCAGGAGCCGCCTGCAAGTTGATAGCGCCAAGCGCCAGTAACCCACCAGTCTTTGGCTGCGTAGTGCATATTGGGGCCTACAAAAGTGGCTCTTTGAACTTGATTGCGTAAATTGAGCTCTGAATAATCATTATGAAAGCGAGCCTCTACACCGGCTGACCATTTCGGGGCAAAGCGATAGCTAGCACCCACAAGGAAATCGAGCATCGATTCAGGAACATTGCCGTTCTCAATAAACTTTAAGCGCTCATTCGCGGCTACAACGTTACCTGCCAAAATCAATCGGTCATCAATAAAGTTCGATTGAAGTAAAAGTCTCGCCTCGATCTCATCTTTATTTCTTCCCCATGTCGGTTCTAAGTAAAGCCCTACACCCACAGGTGAAGTCACTGGATTAGTGATGCGATAAATCGCTTCTAGAGAGCCGCCTTCAATGCCACTTTTCTTATACGCTGTAGAGGGGTCATGCGAAGAAGGAACACCGTAACCGCCGGTACAGGTTGGGGTATCTCCGCATGCTTCTGGATTGGTGTAATTTTGATTTGCATTAGTGTAGTAAGAGTTGATATAGCCGGCAACTTGCAAGTCGTTAGTTAAACCGTATTCCAGTTCTGTCCTGGCAGTTAATGCATCGTAAGTTCCTGCTGCTTGCTGTTGATTGAGTTGCAGGCGCTGCTCAAACTCCAGCTTGCCCTTAGGCTGCAAATCTAAGGTGTAAATCCAGCCAAACACTCCCTCGCCTGCATGGGCTAAAGAAAAGTGAAGTGTGGCAACTAAGAAGAGGCTAAAGGCAAGAAGTCTATTAATGGTCAATTTCATGGTCCCTTGAGGTTGGTGGTTAGCAATCTAAATGAGAATGGTTCTCAATATAGCATTGGATGAGAATGATTCTCAACTAAATAAAATAACCATCACCTAAGAAGTGACGAAATCTATAGGCCTATTCTTTTTTACTTGTAAGATTTCCCCAATGAACGCTGAGTCCTTGGAAAAATTGGTTTTAATGAAGATGCCTTTTGGTAAGCACGCAGGGCGTGCCTTGGCTGACTTGCCGGGGAATTATTTGGCGTGGTTTGCTCGCGAAGGTTTTCCTAAAGGCGAGCTTGGTGAATTATTGGAATTAATGCATACCCTAGACCATAATGGTTTGCGTGGACTCTTGGCGCCAATCCAGCGGGCACACGGCCTACAAGCAAAATCTAAATTACTTTGAGCGAACAATCAGCGTAACGCGATTTCGTTCGTAAGTCACTGTTGACGATTCTGGAGGGCTACTTTGAATTGGGCTGACTTTTAACTTGGTCTGAGATTCAATTTGAGAGGCTATCTGTTTTGCAAGAGATTCATTGTGGTCATATTGAATTTGAATGCTCGCCACCTTGCCTGACTTGATGTTGTTAACGACATCATTGAGTTTATTTAGGGAGTAATCGTCAAAAAATATGGGATACCAACCACCTACGAGATTCTTTTGTCTCATGATTTCATGGGCCTCCGTCGATATGCTGCTCGTTTTATTGCCTTCACCTACGGGTAAGTGAAAGTCAATTCCTGTCTTTTGTATTAACTCTTGATAAGAGATGGGCGGGTTCATAGTTGCTTCATTGGTGTTTTCAATCCAATAGGCCCAAGCAGTATTTTTGTTGGAGTCATATACCAACTTGTATAAATGGCTGGGAATCGTTACGCGACTTTTGCCAATACTGCCGCGGTTTCCAATCGATCCCGTGAATACGTAAATGTCGCCAGCAGCTCTTTTGACATAAGCCCTCGTCGGCTCCTCGATATTCTTAGCCCAGATTCCCTGATTATTTTGCCTGGCCTGGGGCATCATATTGGCCAGTGAGAAAGATTGAGCCATTGAGCGTTCGTTACTCATGTCGCCTGCTGGGGCGTTATGACCCCTATCAAAGCCGCTTCCGCGGTAATCTGAGAGCAGAGCCCGTTCGGAGAAGGGTAGTCTGGCTTCTTCATAAAACTGATTACTTCTTCGAGGGTGTGTGGCAGAGAGCTGCTCCCGACTGAGCTTCTCAACGGCATAGATTGGCTTTTTATCCTGAGGGGAGTAGTAGATGGCAAAACTATCAAAACAAAGATCACGCCCCACTTGTGGACTTGTGGGTATTTGCTGGGCCGGGAACAGATCTTTGCATTCCTCAAAAGCCGCCTGCGCATTTAATGAGACTGAAACCGCTACAAGGGCAAGAAGGTGACGAAGAAATTTCATGGGCTCTTAGTGTATGGCCTTCGCTTTTCGAGCGCATCTCTTTTTATCTTGCGCTAGCTCCAGAGCTAATAAGAATCAGTGCCCCCTCAATGTTTTTCTGTCCATCAAAATGCATTTTTTCTTAAGGGATACTCTATTAATAGCGCTTGGCAATAAATACCGCCTTGCTACTACCCCTAGAAAATTACGGAGACGAAAGCACTAGATGTATGATTTTTTTTGGTTGAATTTTTGGCTAAAAACATAAAAAAGTCCCGTTTAAGCCAATTTTTTATAGAGTGAAATTAGTGCTTCCTAACTTCTATAAGATATTGATTTTATTGACTTATATATGCTTATGGAGATCCATATACGGGATCTCCCGGATTCCTAGATCAATAAGTTATTGATTTCCACTTCTTTATTCTTGACTTGATATAAGAAACTTCTTAGGATGACCCATGTTTTTTAGATATTGCAATGCAGCATAGAACGGTAGTCTAGTTTTTTTGAGGCCTTGCAAACAATGAATGAGTAAATGTTTAGCTAACAATTTGAGCGATATGCAGAATGCACAGTCAAGCACTTTGACTGCTAAAGAGCTGCTAGCGCACGCCATGGCTCCGGTCTATAGGGTCATCAATGGCCTACTCGTTTTAACTGTGTTCATGGTGGTTGGGTTTTGGCTTTCAGGCAACGGCACTAATGCTGGCGCTTTTGACCTTGCTCGTATCCTTGTTCCTGATGAAGCGCGTCACATGGTTTGGAGTAACGGCTTTGGGATGATCAATCAATATAAAGAGTCCAATGAAGTATCAGCTGCCCAGGCCGCTGATACTGAGATCGCCGCTGTGATCTATGGCAAGTCTAAGATTCCTGCTTCAGTTGGTTTGACTAGTGCCAAGCAGCAGACCGTGGCTTTGTTAATGCCCTCTGTGGCGCAAATGCAGGTGAAATCCATTTCTCATCTGTCTGATCGCATCCCCACATCTAAGATGGACCCTCAGGCTTTAGATAGCAACTTAATGGGCTCAATTCAGAATCAACGTGCCGTAGCTGACTTCTTTGAGAAGAAATACAGTCTCGATCGCTCAAAGATTGAAGAGTACGTTTCAAACACGATTTTGATTGCAAAAGAGGTCAACATCGACCCAGTGCTTTTGTTGGCAGTAATCTCGGTGGAATCTAATTTCAACCCAAACACTAAGAGTCACGCCGGTGCGGAAGGCCTCATGCAGGTGATGACTTCAGTACACAAAGATAAGTATGCAATCTTTGGCGGAACTTCTGAGGCCGCTAAGCCTGAAGTCAATATCCGTGTTGGCGCCTATATTTTGAAATACCTGATTGCTACGGCTGGTTCATTGCGTAATGGCCTGAAGTACTACGTTGGCGCTGCGAATGCTGAGGATGATGGCGGCTACGCGGACAAAGTGATGGCCGAAAGAAATCGCCTGATTGGGTTGTGTCAAAACCGTTCGTCTAATCGCTTGACATTGAACGGCAAGGATCTGCGCTCTTAAGTTTTTAGATCTTAAGTAGATCAAGCTATATAAAAAGCCACCCACAAGGGTGGCTTTTGTTTTGCTGCTGAATACGCGAGCCTTAGTTAACGCCGTGGAGCTCCACATCAAATACTAGGGTGGCATTTGGAGGAATAACACCCCCTGCACCGCGAGGGCCATAGCCCATCTCAGAAGGAATGATGAGGGTGCGTTTGCCACCAATTTTCATACCAGCCACGCCTTCATCCCAGCCTTTGATGACATGTCCAGCACCCAAAGGGAAACTAAAGAGTTGCCCGCGATCTAAGGAGCTATCAAACTTTTGACCTTTGTGATCAGTAGCCTTCTCGTCATAAAGCCAGCCGGTGTAATGCACGTCTACATGATTACCTGGTGCAGCTTCTTTTCCGTCGCCCACAACAGTATCGATTTTTTTGAGTTCACTCATGATGTTTTCCTATTTCACACAAATTGATTGGCTAGTATATTCTGAGCTCTGTAAATCTCTTCGGTAATGATGTTTTAGCTCAAACGTATGACAAATTATTGGCCAAATTCTGCATATAACACTCTGACAATCAGTTCTGATGATCAGTTGTTGGTGACAGATGACTTTTTGCGTACTTATATGCAGAGGCCTGAGCTCAAGCTGGTTCCTGAATCCTGCGCTATCGAACGTTCACTTCACCAGCGTTTAACTGACAACCCTCGTGCAGATGTTACTGATGATGAAATCTCGGCGATGGCTGATGAGGATATTCAGGAGAACTATCGGGTTTGGCTGCGCTACCGAAAGCGTTTATTAGCGGCCAGCTCCCTAGAGAACTTTTATATGAGTTTATTTAAAGGCGAGGGCGTGGACGTACCACCTTTATTTATTGCTCAACTCGCCCAAATTTTCATTAGACATATTCTGGGTAATGATTCGCATCCATTGGAAGTGCGAATGGGAGAACTTTTTTTCAGAACTCAAAAGATTACCGTTATTGATGATGGCATCGTCATGGGGGCGGACGATGAGGTGGTTGCTCGCAACGCCCAAGCCAGTGATACGGGAAACATCATGGATTTGCTCAAAGGCAGGTCAATGACGATGCGTTCAGCCGATCTGGATGTACTGCATGAAGACAACGCTGATACCTATTGGTCTCGCAACGAAGATTTTGATTTAGCAGTTCAGTTAAATTTTGGGCATGAGCCTATTAATCATTTTTGTCGCGTCTTAGAGAAATGGATAAAACATTTCCTCGGAGTTAGTGTGCGCATTACCCCCATGCAGCAAATTACCGATCCTAAGTGGTCATGGCATGTTGGCTTAGATGCAGTTGCTACTGAAATACTCAATAAGCTTTACAACCAAGAATTGGTTGAGGCAGATGAATTGCAGAAAGTGATTTGTTTATTTCGCCTAGACTTTATCGATGAGGCTGCTGTTGCTAAGGCCCAGGCTGGTAAGCCGGTATATATGGCTATTGCCATGAACGACCAGCATCAGCTGAAGTTAAAGCCACAAAACCTTTTGTTTAACTTGCCGCTAGCTAAAGCCTCTTAGGTCATCACTCGCGGTTGTCTCCGTTGCTGAGCAAGCCAGAAAATCGCAAGACCGCTTACTACAACGGGGATGAGTGATCCCCAATTGAGGATGCTCCAACCATGTGAGGTGACTAGGGCGCCTGACCCAAAAGAAGTGAAGGCCATAGTTCCGAAGACGAAGAAATTAATGGCAGCCTGTGCTTTGTCCCGCTCATTGGGTTGATAGGCAGTCATCGCCAAAGAGGTGGCGCCAGTAAATAAAAAGTTCCAGCCAACGCCGAGTAAAAATAAAGCGATAAAGAATTGATGGAGATCGGTTCCGGTAAGAGCGATTGCAATGCAGATGAAGTTCAGAAACACCCCGGTCCCCATTATCTTTAATACCCCATATCGTTGGATGAGTGATCCTGTAAAAAATCCAGGAGCAAACATGCCAATCACATGCCACTCCAGTACTAAAGCGGTGTCCGAAAATGGTAGCCCACAGATTTGCATTGCCAAAGGTGTGGCGGCCATGAGTAGATTCATAACCCCATACCCTAATGCTGCACCAATGATGGCAACCATAAAGACGGGTTGCTGGAGGATGACTTTTAAAGGGCGTCCATCGGTAAGTGCATGCTGCGCCTTGAGTTCTTGTGGAAAGCGAATGAACTGCATCACGAAGATGCCAATGAACCCGGCAATGGATAGAGTGAGATATGCCCCCAGAAAGGCGGTATCAAATAGATCTCGCGTCCAGGAGGCTAGATTGGGTCCAATGACTGCACCAAGAATGCCACCAGCAAGTACCCAAGAGATCGCCTTATCGCGTTGACTCTGGTCTGTCAGTTCTGCTGCAGCAAAGCGGTAGAGCTGCCCATTGGCGCTGTAATAACCCGCAATAAAGGTCCCCAAGACTAAAAGCCAAAAGTTTCTTGTAATGGCGGCGTACGCGCATAGAAGTGCTGAGAGCATTGCTACTAGCAAGCCTAGCTGGAAAGAGACTCTGCGCCCAAAGTAGTTTTGAGATTTGGCCACAATGGAGGTGGAAAAGGCGCCCCCGACAACATAGCCCATGACGGGTAGGGTGGCCATCCAGCTGGCTGGTGCTAGGCTAAGCCCTACCAACCCGTTGATAGCGATAAACGTCACGTTATTGGTGAGGAATAGTCCCTGACAAATGATCAGCAGCACCAGGTTTTTGTTGAGTAAAGGATGTTTGCGGGTCATAGCTTGCAGTGTACGGCGAATTTAGAGCCTCTGCAGCCTTGGTGGATTCCCTTAAATTGCCCTTTATCGGGCGCTTTAAGGTGCAAAACCGGCATTTTTGCCAAGTCCGATGATTTAAAATGGAGCTCTCGCCTCATTGGCAAAAGGTGCGCTAAAAGCGACTTGCAAAATGTGGATTTGAGGGCGGCAGGGTAAAAACCTGACTCTGTAATTTTTCAATATTGAGGAAACATTCATGGCTTCAGAGAAATCAAAGATTATTTATACGCTGACAGATGAGGCGCCACTTTTGGCCACTCGTGCATTTCTGCCAATTATTCGTACTTTTGCAGCTCCTGCTGGCGTGGAGATCGTGACGAGTGATATTTCAGTTGCAGCGCGTATCTTGGCTGAGTTTCCTGATTGCCTGACGCCTGAGCAGCAAGTTCCGAATAACTTGGCTGAGCTAGGCAAAATGACCTTATTGCCCGATACCAACATCATTAAGTTGCCCAATATCAGCGCCTCTGTGCCCCAGCTGCTCGCCGCCATTAAAGAGCTACAAACTAAAGGCTACAAGATTCCTGATTTTCCTGAAGATCCAAAAACAGATGAAGAAAAATCCATTCGGACCCGTTATTCCAAATGCTTGGGTAGCTCAGTAAACCCAGTATTGCGCGAGGGTAATTCCGACCGCCGCGCTCCTCCCGCTGTAAAACGTTACGCCCGCAAGAATCCACACTCAATGGGGGAGTGGAGTCAGGCGTCGCGCACCCACGTTTCTCATATGCATGGGGGTGATTTTTACGCTGGTGAGAAGTCGATGACGATGACTAAGGCCTGTGATGTGAAGATGGACTTGGTGACGAAGAGTGGCAAGACTATTGTTCTCAAACCCAAAGTCTCTTTATTGGCTGGCGAAATTATCGACAGTATGTACATGAGCAAAAAAGCATTGTGCGAGTTCTACGAGAAAGAAATCGAAGACGCTTATAAGACCGGCATGATGCTTTCCTTGCATGTCAAGGCAACGATGATGAAGGTTTCCCATCCAATTGTGTTTGGTCATGCGGTAAAGATTTTCTATAAAGACGCTTTTGCAAAGCACGCTAAGCTATTTGAAGAGCTGGGCGTGAATGCCAATAACGGAATGAGCAGTCTGTATGAAAAGATCAAAGCCTTGCCAGAATCTAAGCGCGAAGAAATCATTCAAGATCTGCATGCCTGCCACGAACATCGTCCAGCATTAGCGATGGTGGATTCTGCTAAAGGTATTACTAACCTCCATTCTCCAAGCGATGTGATCGTTGATGCTTCTATGCCGGCAATGATCCGTGTAGGCGGCAAGATGTGGGGTGCTGATGGTCGTTTGCATGATACGAAGGCGGTCATTCCTGAAAGTACCTTTGCCCGTATTTATCAAGAAATGATCAATTTCTGTAAGACGCACGGTAACTTTGATCCAACAACGATGGGTACAGTACCGAACGTCGGTTTGATGGCTCAACAGGCTGAAGAGTACGGTTCACATGACAAGACCTTTGAAATTCCTGAGGCTGGTGTGGCCCGTATCGTTGCTGATGATGGCACTGTATTGCTTGAGCAACATGTGGAAGAGGGCGATATCTGGCGTATGTGTCAGTGTAAAGATGCGCCAATTCGTGACTGGGTGAAGTTGGCTGTGAATCGCGCGCGTCTTTCCAATACTCCAGCAGTATTTTGGCTCGATGAGTACCGTCCACACGAAGCTGAATTAATTAAGAAGGTAAATACCTATCTCAAAGACTACGATCTGAAGGGTGTAGATATTCAGATCATGTCTCAGACACGTGCAATGCGTTACACCTTAGAGCGCGTGATTCGTGGCAAGGACACCATTTCTGTGACCGGTAATATCTTGCGTGACTACCTCACGGACTTATTTCCAATTATGGAGTTAGGTACTAGTGCGAAGATGTTATCCATCGTGCCTTTGATGGCTGGTGGCGGTCTGTTTGAAACGGGCGCGGGTGGTTCAGCCCCTAAACACGTTCAACAGTTGGTAGAAGAAAACCATTTACGTTGGGATTCACTTGGTGAGTTCATGGCTTTAGCCGTATCTCTTGAGGATATCGGTGATAAGACTGGCAACAATAAGGTGAAAATCTTAGCTCGCACTTTGGATGATGCGACTGGTAAGCTGTTAGATAACAATAAGTCACCTTCACCGCGCACTGGCGAGTTGGATAACCGTGGTAGCCAGTTCTACTTAGCAATGTACTGGGCTGAAGCGTTAGCCGCTCAAACGGAAGATAAAGAATTACAAGCGCACTTTGCTCCTTTGGCAAAATCTTTGATTGAGAATGAGCAAAAGATTGCAGCCGAACTCAAAGCGGTGCAAGGTAAGCCAGCAGATATTGGTGGTTACTTTATGCCTGATTCTGAGAAGTTTGAAGCAGTAATGCGTCCTAGTGCTACCTTGAATGCAGCTTTAAAGGCAGCAAACGCGTAATAGGTGTAAGCGATAAGTACCTAATTTTTTAGATTAGGTTTAGCATTCAAAGGCAAACTTTCGGGTTTGCCTTTTTTCATTTGCCTCACCTATTTTTTTTATGTCTAAACCAAAAGACCTGGTTGAATTGAGTTATCTGAGTGAAGCTCTCTCGGATATGTCTTTTCTTGGCTTAATGCGCTTGCTCGAGTCGGCGCGCGCGTTTAATCAAAAACATAGTGTTACCGGCATTCTCTTTTACGATAACCAGCAGTTTGCTCAGGTGATTGAAGGTGAGCGTGCCAATATTATGAAGGTATGGAAGAGAATCCAGGATGATAAACGGCATCATCGTATTGAATTATTAGAGATTAAAGAAATTTCCAATAGAAGCTATCCAGATTGGCTACTCCGCTTTTATGGCGGCGAATCTTTAGTTAGAGACTACCCAGACTTGGCTGAAATGGTTGGCGGCATGGATAAATATAATCTCGCTTTGATGAACCAGATGCGGGCAAGTCAGTTTTAAGCAAGAAATTACCATCGGTAGCAAAATGGGTTGATTACATTCCTTAGGGGCGCGTTATGGGTTTTACCGATAAGACCATCCTTGCTAGCGATATCACTCCAAAAGCGGTTTTTGAAAACCGTAGGACCATTATCAAAACTGCGGCTGCAGGGGGTTTTGGAATGGCGCTGGCTCCATGGTTCTCTAGAGAAGCCCTTGCCGCAAACCCAGAAAGGCTGGCAGCCACCCTAAACCCTGCTTTTGCAGATAAAGACGGTCTAACCCCGCTTAAGTTTGTCACCGGCTATAACAACTTTTATGAATTCGGTACGGATAAGGCGGATCCAGCTGCGCATGCTGATAGCTTGCAAACTCGTCCCTGGACAATATCGATTGAGGGTTTGGTCAAAAAACCAATAACACTGGATATTGATGCACTCCTTAAATTAGCACCAATGGAAGAGCGCATTTACCGGATGCGCTGTGTTGAAGGTTGGTCTATGGTGATTCCTTGGGATGGCTACTCACT
This is a stretch of genomic DNA from Polynucleobacter sp. JS-JIR-II-b4. It encodes these proteins:
- a CDS encoding BLUF domain-containing protein, which produces MSKPKDLVELSYLSEALSDMSFLGLMRLLESARAFNQKHSVTGILFYDNQQFAQVIEGERANIMKVWKRIQDDKRHHRIELLEIKEISNRSYPDWLLRFYGGESLVRDYPDLAEMVGGMDKYNLALMNQMRASQF